A single genomic interval of candidate division WOR-3 bacterium harbors:
- a CDS encoding 16S rRNA (uracil(1498)-N(3))-methyltransferase, with translation MELFYIPQLKQVDVPLEISGAEARHIARVLRHKPGDVVYATNGRGEEFRLVLKKVEPSRVIAQVLEKKTGGREPKHRLVLAQAVLKGDKLAEVVEAVTELGISEIIPFLSERVVGRLTDSKYRRLEGVAVSAMKSCTRTVLPCIGRLVELDGLIESFHNFDLVIVAYEEEKKQGLVQVLNREVKTTMVVIGPEGGFTEGEIVKMRDAGAVCCSLGPRRLRAETAAIAAVSIILGLLRELG, from the coding sequence ATGGAGCTGTTTTACATTCCCCAGTTAAAGCAGGTTGATGTCCCGCTCGAAATTTCCGGGGCTGAGGCAAGGCATATTGCCCGGGTTTTGCGCCACAAACCGGGTGATGTTGTATATGCGACCAATGGCCGAGGCGAGGAGTTTCGATTGGTTCTTAAAAAAGTTGAACCCTCACGAGTAATTGCCCAGGTTCTAGAGAAAAAAACCGGTGGGCGGGAGCCAAAACACAGATTGGTTTTAGCCCAGGCGGTTTTAAAAGGAGACAAACTTGCCGAAGTGGTTGAGGCGGTTACCGAATTGGGGATAAGTGAGATTATTCCATTTTTATCGGAACGGGTTGTTGGCCGACTAACCGATTCGAAATACCGGCGTCTGGAAGGTGTTGCGGTAAGCGCAATGAAGAGTTGCACAAGAACCGTATTACCATGCATCGGGCGGTTAGTCGAACTTGATGGCTTAATAGAGAGTTTTCATAATTTTGACCTGGTGATAGTCGCTTACGAGGAAGAAAAAAAACAAGGGCTGGTTCAAGTTTTGAACCGTGAGGTTAAAACGACAATGGTTGTAATCGGACCCGAAGGTGGGTTTACCGAAGGAGAAATCGTTAAGATGAGAGATGCCGGTGCGGTGTGTTGTTCACTGGGCCCAAGGCGGTTACGAGCCGAAACGGCTGCGATAGCAGCAGTTTCAATTATTCTTGGGCTGCTCAGGGAGTTAGGATGA
- the dnaJ gene encoding molecular chaperone DnaJ, which yields MAVTKRDYYEVLGVSRNATPEEIKSAYRRLAKEYHPDRNPNNRAEAEEKFKELSEAYEVLADPEKRRVYDMYGHEGVAGQFGPNGFDFRRHFTHSEDLEDIFGDILRGFGGEGGTIFDLLFGSPAPRTTARRARGRDIIVRMRLSLEEIAEGVTKEVSFSRYEACSDCGGAGGSGKIACPTCRGQGRVKQQTRSVFGQFVQVSTCPDCGGSGERYRNTCRQCSGEGRVRRMRTLKVRIPAGVSAGTPIVLHNEGHWGPGGQGDVVIEIEEKEHPLFLRQGDNIIVEVPVSIPTAVLGGKINVPTLNGMKEIELPPGTNSGTVLRIRGAGIKRLEGGGSGDELVRIVVHIPKHLSRDEKMLYKQLAVNQSESPPEPRKPESM from the coding sequence ATGGCGGTAACAAAACGGGACTACTATGAGGTCCTGGGTGTTTCTCGTAATGCAACGCCCGAAGAAATTAAGAGCGCCTATCGGCGCTTAGCTAAAGAGTATCATCCTGACCGGAATCCCAACAACCGAGCAGAAGCAGAAGAAAAATTTAAAGAGCTGTCTGAAGCATACGAAGTCCTTGCCGACCCGGAAAAGCGGCGAGTTTATGATATGTATGGCCATGAGGGGGTCGCAGGACAATTTGGGCCAAACGGATTCGATTTTCGCCGTCACTTTACCCACAGCGAGGACCTCGAGGATATCTTTGGCGACATTCTTAGAGGATTTGGCGGTGAGGGTGGCACAATTTTTGACTTGCTATTTGGGAGTCCGGCGCCGCGCACCACGGCAAGACGGGCACGCGGCCGGGATATCATTGTCCGGATGCGGCTGAGTCTGGAGGAGATTGCCGAAGGGGTGACAAAGGAGGTGTCATTTTCCCGCTATGAAGCCTGTTCTGATTGTGGAGGCGCGGGCGGCTCGGGCAAGATTGCCTGTCCAACCTGCCGCGGGCAGGGACGGGTTAAACAGCAAACCAGGTCGGTTTTCGGACAGTTTGTTCAGGTTTCGACCTGTCCGGATTGTGGTGGTAGCGGTGAACGCTATCGTAATACCTGTCGCCAGTGCAGCGGAGAGGGTCGTGTTCGACGTATGAGAACTTTGAAGGTGCGCATCCCTGCTGGTGTTTCTGCCGGTACGCCAATTGTCCTGCACAACGAAGGACATTGGGGACCAGGTGGTCAAGGTGATGTTGTAATAGAAATTGAGGAGAAGGAACATCCGCTTTTCCTGCGTCAGGGGGACAATATCATTGTGGAGGTTCCGGTCTCTATTCCCACCGCAGTTCTGGGAGGGAAAATAAATGTTCCTACCCTTAATGGGATGAAGGAGATTGAACTACCGCCTGGCACTAACTCCGGAACTGTTTTGCGCATCCGGGGCGCGGGTATTAAACGGTTAGAAGGAGGAGGCAGTGGTGACGAACTGGTTAGAATTGTAGTGCATATCCCCAAGCATCTTAGCCGGGACGAAAAGATGCTCTACAAACAGCTGGCAGTAAATCAATCCGAATCACCGCCGGAGCCAAGGAAACCCGAGTCGATGTAA
- the dnaK gene encoding molecular chaperone DnaK: MSKVIGIDLGTTFSCVAVMERGQPVVIPNPEGGRTTPSVVALGKERLVGTLAKRQAVINPESTIYSIKRFMGRRYSEVTEEVKRVPYRVVEAANGDAWVEVDGKRYSPPEISAMILAYLKRAAEAYLGEAVTKAVITVPAYFNDSQRQATKDAGKIAGLDVLRIINEPTAASLAYGLDKKRSEKIAIYDLGGGTFDISILEIGEGVFEVRSTNGDTHLGGDDIDQRIMDWIIEEFRKEQGIDLSRDKTALQRIKEAAEKAKCELSTSMETNISLPFIYADEKKGPLHIEMRLTRAKLEALVEDLLQRTLGPVKQALADAKLTPRDIDEVILVGGQTRMPRVQQLVRDFFGKEPHKGINPDEVVAIGAAIQGAVLAGEVKDVVLLDVTPLSLGIETYGGVMTKIIERNTTIPTRKSQVFTTVEDNQTTVSVRVLQGEREMAADNRLLGQFDLVGIAPAPRGVPQIEVTFDIDADGILHVTAKDKLTGKEQGIKITASSGLNKEEIDRMISEAQAYAAEDRRRREIVDSRNRADTIIYQTEKTLKELGERVSAEERRQIEAAITRVKEVMKGDDKAAIDRAADELQRSLSTVAERLYREQAAQERGGGSKEQDKKVEADYTVIDGEDKKQ, from the coding sequence ATGAGTAAGGTTATCGGTATTGATTTAGGAACAACTTTTTCCTGTGTCGCGGTAATGGAGCGCGGCCAACCGGTAGTTATTCCTAACCCGGAGGGGGGAAGGACAACACCTTCGGTTGTTGCCCTGGGTAAGGAAAGGCTGGTGGGAACCCTTGCAAAACGTCAGGCGGTTATCAACCCTGAATCAACAATTTATTCAATCAAGCGATTTATGGGCCGGCGCTACTCTGAGGTTACCGAGGAGGTTAAGCGTGTACCCTACCGTGTGGTTGAAGCAGCAAATGGCGATGCCTGGGTTGAGGTGGATGGTAAACGGTACTCTCCGCCTGAGATTTCTGCGATGATTCTTGCCTATCTCAAACGGGCTGCCGAAGCATATCTCGGCGAGGCGGTAACTAAAGCGGTAATTACTGTTCCCGCCTATTTTAACGACTCGCAGCGGCAGGCGACCAAAGATGCCGGTAAAATTGCCGGACTGGATGTATTAAGAATTATCAATGAACCTACCGCAGCATCGCTGGCTTACGGGTTGGACAAAAAGCGGTCTGAAAAAATTGCGATTTACGACCTTGGTGGCGGGACATTTGACATTTCGATTCTTGAGATTGGCGAAGGGGTTTTTGAGGTGCGTTCAACGAATGGTGATACCCATCTTGGAGGCGACGATATCGACCAGCGGATTATGGATTGGATTATTGAGGAGTTCCGCAAGGAGCAGGGAATAGACCTGTCCCGGGACAAGACGGCATTGCAACGGATAAAGGAGGCGGCAGAAAAAGCGAAGTGTGAGCTCTCGACATCAATGGAAACAAACATCAGCCTGCCGTTTATCTATGCGGATGAGAAGAAGGGACCGTTGCATATTGAAATGCGGCTGACCCGGGCAAAACTGGAAGCGCTGGTTGAGGACCTTTTGCAGCGGACTTTAGGACCGGTGAAACAGGCACTGGCAGACGCTAAATTGACGCCCCGGGATATCGATGAGGTAATTCTGGTAGGGGGTCAAACAAGGATGCCCAGAGTCCAGCAACTGGTGCGAGATTTCTTTGGAAAAGAACCCCACAAGGGAATTAATCCTGATGAGGTAGTTGCAATCGGAGCGGCGATTCAGGGTGCAGTACTTGCCGGTGAAGTAAAAGATGTCGTGCTTCTTGATGTTACACCACTTTCCCTTGGAATTGAAACCTATGGTGGGGTTATGACCAAAATTATTGAGCGTAATACCACAATTCCCACTCGCAAAAGCCAGGTGTTTACTACGGTTGAGGACAACCAGACAACGGTGAGCGTTCGAGTTCTCCAGGGTGAGCGGGAAATGGCAGCGGACAACCGGCTGCTGGGACAGTTTGACTTGGTCGGGATTGCCCCAGCACCGCGCGGGGTGCCGCAAATCGAGGTAACATTTGACATCGATGCTGATGGCATTCTTCATGTTACCGCCAAGGACAAGTTAACCGGAAAAGAGCAGGGTATTAAAATAACCGCATCATCCGGTTTAAACAAAGAGGAAATCGACCGGATGATAAGTGAAGCCCAGGCTTATGCGGCTGAAGACCGGCGCCGGCGCGAGATTGTTGACAGTCGTAATCGGGCGGATACCATTATATATCAGACCGAAAAGACGCTTAAGGAGTTAGGCGAGCGGGTTTCAGCGGAAGAGCGACGGCAGATTGAAGCAGCGATAACCCGGGTGAAAGAGGTGATGAAAGGGGATGATAAAGCAGCAATTGATCGTGCCGCGGATGAGTTGCAGCGGTCATTGAGTACTGTTGCCGAACGGCTCTACCGCGAACAGGCAGCTCAAGAAAGGGGCGGCGGAAGCAAAGAGCAGGATAAAAAAGTCGAAGCCGATTACACGGTAATTGATGGAGAAGATAAAAAACAGTAA
- a CDS encoding nucleotide exchange factor GrpE: MNNEKKGPVQELKERLALLEARVKELNSDYLRALADFDNFRKRIERDLEVKQRAGIDSLLEALIPVLDNFERALRFSQPQEATSDNKAIESWKKGVELIYQQLCDLLSRFGLQGYTCVGEKFDPRRAEAIGFVDTTEGEDNEVIEEVCKGYECAGRVLRPAKVKVVRKKEIEKEIPEGKSESNN; this comes from the coding sequence ATGAATAATGAAAAGAAAGGCCCTGTTCAGGAGTTAAAAGAACGCCTGGCTCTTCTTGAAGCCCGGGTTAAAGAGTTGAATTCTGATTACCTGCGGGCACTGGCGGACTTTGACAACTTCCGGAAAAGGATTGAGCGGGATTTAGAGGTTAAACAGCGTGCCGGTATTGACTCCCTGCTTGAGGCACTGATTCCGGTTCTGGACAATTTTGAGCGGGCGCTCAGATTTTCTCAGCCTCAAGAAGCGACCAGTGACAACAAAGCCATTGAGAGCTGGAAAAAAGGTGTTGAATTAATTTACCAGCAGTTGTGCGACCTGCTGAGCCGGTTTGGGTTGCAGGGATACACCTGTGTCGGGGAAAAGTTTGACCCACGCCGGGCAGAGGCTATCGGTTTTGTCGATACCACGGAAGGTGAAGACAATGAGGTAATAGAGGAGGTGTGCAAGGGGTATGAATGTGCGGGCAGGGTACTCAGACCGGCAAAGGTTAAGGTAGTGCGGAAAAAGGAAATCGAGAAAGAAATCCCGGAGGGAAAAAGTGAGTCTAATAATTAG
- a CDS encoding 2-oxoacid:acceptor oxidoreductase family protein: MQIEVVFAGFGGQGIMMAGKVLAEVGMKMGKEVVWLPSYGPEMRGGTANCTVIIADEPIASPIIAHPRDTVVMNKPSLEKFCPTQKPGGVTVVNSSLINIRPNRDDILIIEVPANEIAIEAGSARSANMVMLGAYAGATGIVPLEMIIEQVKEEFEKRPKLIPANLKCVEQGFELASSVVRGKR; this comes from the coding sequence ATGCAGATTGAAGTGGTGTTTGCCGGATTTGGCGGTCAGGGGATAATGATGGCGGGCAAGGTCCTTGCTGAAGTTGGAATGAAGATGGGCAAGGAGGTTGTCTGGTTGCCTTCATACGGTCCGGAGATGCGCGGTGGAACTGCCAATTGCACGGTAATAATCGCTGATGAACCCATCGCTTCCCCCATTATCGCTCATCCCCGGGACACGGTAGTAATGAACAAACCTTCTCTCGAAAAGTTTTGTCCAACCCAGAAGCCTGGTGGAGTTACGGTGGTCAACAGTTCTTTAATTAACATCCGGCCCAACCGTGACGACATCTTAATAATTGAGGTGCCGGCAAATGAAATAGCGATTGAAGCCGGCAGTGCTCGTTCCGCAAATATGGTAATGCTTGGTGCTTATGCCGGAGCTACCGGAATTGTGCCTCTGGAGATGATTATTGAACAGGTAAAAGAGGAGTTCGAAAAAAGACCGAAGCTTATCCCGGCGAATCTTAAATGTGTTGAGCAGGGATTCGAACTTGCCAGTTCAGTGGTGAGGGGCAAAAGATAA
- a CDS encoding 2-oxoglutarate oxidoreductase, translating into MKVIFKRPESLSNTPTHYCPGCTHGVVHRLIAEVIDELGLRERTVGIAPVGCSVLAFNYFNFDFQQAAHGRAPAVATGIKRARPDLIVFTYQGDGDLASIGMSEIVHAANRGEKFTVVFINNAIYGMTGGQMAPTTMPGQVTTTSPRGRDVGDVGYPIRMCELLASLRTPAFIERVAVHNPKQVVNAKRALKEAFTLQRDNVCFSFVECLSTCPTNWGLSPYDATKWLEDNMIPYYPVQNFKRPEKGEKDAD; encoded by the coding sequence ATGAAGGTGATTTTTAAGCGGCCGGAATCCTTGAGTAACACTCCAACCCATTACTGTCCAGGGTGCACTCATGGGGTTGTTCATCGATTGATTGCTGAAGTGATTGATGAGTTAGGTTTACGCGAGAGAACTGTTGGAATTGCCCCGGTTGGTTGTTCGGTACTTGCGTTCAACTATTTCAACTTTGATTTCCAGCAGGCTGCTCATGGTCGGGCACCAGCGGTTGCTACCGGGATAAAACGTGCCCGTCCTGATTTGATAGTTTTTACTTATCAGGGTGATGGCGACCTCGCCTCAATAGGAATGAGCGAAATTGTCCATGCAGCAAATCGGGGAGAGAAGTTCACCGTGGTATTTATCAACAATGCGATTTACGGTATGACCGGTGGACAGATGGCACCAACCACAATGCCTGGACAGGTGACAACAACATCGCCAAGGGGAAGAGATGTGGGTGATGTGGGTTACCCAATTCGAATGTGCGAACTTCTGGCAAGTTTGCGGACCCCGGCGTTTATTGAGCGTGTTGCGGTACACAATCCCAAACAGGTGGTTAACGCAAAAAGAGCGCTTAAGGAGGCTTTCACACTGCAGCGGGATAATGTTTGCTTCTCGTTTGTGGAGTGTCTTTCCACCTGTCCAACGAACTGGGGACTTTCACCCTATGATGCGACTAAATGGTTGGAGGATAATATGATACCATACTATCCGGTTCAGAACTTCAAGCGTCCTGAGAAGGGAGAGAAAGATGCAGATTGA
- a CDS encoding 3-methyl-2-oxobutanoate dehydrogenase subunit VorB, with product MGKILMKGNEAIAESAVRAGGLLYFGYPITPQSEIGEYLARRMPEVGGCFLQIESEVAVANVLYGAAGAGARVWTSSSSPGISLMMEGVSYIAAAELPCVIVNIVRCGPGLGGILPSQGDYFQAVKGGGHGDYRCLVYAPSSVQEAVDIMPLAFDRADRYRNPVIVIGDGMIGQMMEPVEFKEQQFPPLPPKDWATSGCKGRKPNVINSLYLDPVEEEKLNFKLAAKYQEMKRNEVRFEEFNTETDFQVLLVAYGTTARVCKTAIRQLKDKGVNAALLRPITLFPFPDNRVFELAQRAEFVMSVEMSTGQMVEDVQLAVGRTKPVFFYGRTGGMVPSPEEVVAAVGKHLGGKK from the coding sequence ATGGGTAAGATTTTAATGAAGGGAAATGAAGCGATTGCCGAATCCGCAGTCCGTGCCGGCGGGCTTTTATACTTTGGCTACCCGATAACACCTCAGTCGGAAATCGGTGAATATCTTGCCCGGCGGATGCCTGAAGTGGGCGGGTGCTTTTTACAGATTGAAAGTGAGGTTGCGGTTGCAAATGTCCTCTACGGCGCAGCGGGTGCCGGCGCCCGGGTCTGGACCTCTTCTTCAAGCCCGGGTATCAGTTTGATGATGGAAGGGGTGTCCTACATCGCGGCAGCGGAACTGCCCTGCGTCATTGTGAATATCGTTCGATGTGGTCCAGGACTTGGAGGAATTCTTCCTTCCCAGGGGGATTACTTTCAGGCGGTAAAAGGTGGTGGCCACGGTGACTACCGATGTCTGGTGTATGCGCCCTCTTCAGTTCAGGAGGCGGTAGATATTATGCCTCTGGCATTTGACCGTGCGGACCGCTATCGAAACCCGGTCATAGTAATCGGGGACGGCATGATTGGACAGATGATGGAGCCGGTAGAGTTTAAAGAACAACAGTTCCCGCCGTTGCCCCCAAAAGACTGGGCTACTTCCGGCTGCAAAGGCAGAAAGCCCAATGTCATAAATTCACTTTACCTCGACCCGGTGGAGGAGGAAAAACTGAATTTCAAACTGGCGGCAAAGTATCAGGAGATGAAACGAAACGAAGTACGGTTTGAGGAGTTTAATACCGAGACCGATTTTCAGGTTTTGCTCGTTGCCTACGGCACTACCGCCCGGGTTTGTAAAACCGCAATCCGCCAATTGAAAGACAAAGGGGTTAATGCGGCGCTGTTGCGACCGATAACCCTTTTTCCGTTTCCTGACAACCGGGTATTTGAACTGGCACAGCGTGCCGAGTTTGTTATGTCGGTAGAGATGAGTACCGGTCAAATGGTTGAGGATGTTCAGCTGGCGGTTGGCAGGACTAAACCGGTGTTCTTCTATGGTAGAACCGGGGGAATGGTGCCGAGTCCAGAAGAGGTGGTTGCTGCAGTTGGAAAACATCTGGGAGGCAAAAAATGA
- a CDS encoding 4Fe-4S binding protein has translation MARKAKVTIDRNRCKGCELCVQFCPKQVLAMSREINDKGYFFAQVVNQEACIACRFCGFICPDTAIEIALEVEGEKAEAKNG, from the coding sequence ATGGCAAGAAAGGCTAAGGTTACAATTGACCGAAATCGCTGTAAAGGGTGTGAGTTGTGTGTCCAGTTCTGCCCAAAACAGGTTTTGGCGATGTCCCGAGAGATTAATGACAAAGGGTATTTCTTTGCCCAGGTGGTGAATCAAGAGGCGTGCATCGCCTGTCGTTTTTGTGGATTCATCTGTCCGGATACTGCGATTGAAATTGCCCTTGAGGTAGAAGGAGAGAAAGCGGAGGCGAAGAATGGGTAA
- a CDS encoding response regulator, whose translation MKILWIDDEITLLRPFIYALEKKGYKVTTATNGPDGLSLLKKESFDLILLDQMMTGMQGLEVLRRLKEVDPQVLVAMVTKSEDEALINEALGKLVDDFIIKPFTPTQLLAVLKRLLEKRQLIAGHIAQEYLATINRERDLTTPEGWADYYRSLGYWETVLARFGEKSLIELHQDRRREANDRFSRYVEENYRFWVKGSGPIMSHQLMEKRIKPLWEEGQTYLVVLDSMRQDQWEAIVPLIRDFLNVDTDYYYAILPTATPYSRNAIFSGLLPLEIYRRYPRWWIFEETGQNRYEQELLSELLNRLGFKGRYSFVKASRSDELQATRSILFDSNLRLVVLVINFLDLLIHSVKSTRLLDEIIPDDAALVGTTRVWFSSSPIYELLKELSRRNCRIVVTSDHGFIRVNRPTLIYGSREISANLRYKHGAALRVEERDAFLLHHPEEFFLPVEHPGVKFAIAKSDFYFIYPTKPREYEKTYKWTFQHGGISLEEMIVPFAVLKPR comes from the coding sequence ATGAAGATTTTGTGGATTGACGACGAGATAACTCTTTTAAGGCCATTTATTTATGCTCTGGAGAAAAAGGGGTATAAAGTAACAACCGCCACCAATGGACCGGACGGGCTTTCGCTCTTAAAAAAAGAGAGTTTTGACCTGATTTTACTGGACCAGATGATGACCGGTATGCAAGGGTTGGAGGTACTGCGCCGGCTTAAAGAAGTTGACCCCCAGGTTCTGGTAGCAATGGTTACCAAATCCGAAGACGAGGCATTAATAAACGAGGCGCTTGGCAAACTGGTCGATGATTTCATCATCAAACCTTTTACCCCTACCCAGCTGCTGGCGGTACTCAAACGACTGCTGGAGAAACGGCAACTTATTGCCGGACATATCGCTCAGGAGTATCTTGCAACAATAAACCGGGAACGGGACCTTACTACCCCTGAGGGCTGGGCCGACTATTACCGAAGTCTTGGTTATTGGGAGACAGTACTCGCCCGATTCGGTGAAAAGTCGTTGATTGAGTTACATCAGGACCGGCGGCGCGAGGCAAATGACCGGTTCAGTCGCTATGTTGAAGAAAACTATCGTTTCTGGGTTAAAGGTTCGGGTCCGATTATGAGTCATCAGTTGATGGAAAAGAGGATAAAACCGCTCTGGGAAGAGGGGCAGACTTACCTTGTGGTTCTGGATTCGATGCGTCAGGACCAGTGGGAGGCGATTGTGCCACTTATAAGGGATTTTCTCAATGTTGATACCGATTACTATTATGCAATTTTGCCGACGGCAACCCCTTATTCGCGTAATGCCATTTTTAGCGGGCTTTTGCCCCTGGAAATCTACCGCCGTTATCCCCGCTGGTGGATTTTTGAAGAAACAGGGCAGAACCGTTATGAGCAAGAACTTTTAAGTGAGTTATTGAACCGGTTGGGGTTTAAGGGGCGTTACTCTTTTGTTAAGGCATCACGCAGCGATGAACTGCAGGCAACCCGTTCTATTCTGTTTGATAGCAATCTCCGTTTAGTTGTCCTGGTTATCAACTTTCTTGACCTTTTGATTCATTCGGTCAAGTCCACCCGTTTGCTGGACGAGATTATTCCGGATGACGCGGCACTCGTCGGAACAACGCGGGTGTGGTTTTCCTCCTCACCAATATATGAACTTCTAAAGGAGCTGTCACGGCGGAACTGTCGCATCGTTGTTACCAGCGACCATGGGTTCATTCGGGTAAATCGGCCAACGCTAATTTACGGCTCAAGAGAAATTTCTGCCAATCTGCGTTACAAACATGGCGCCGCATTGCGGGTTGAGGAACGCGACGCCTTTTTACTGCACCATCCTGAGGAGTTTTTCCTGCCGGTTGAGCACCCCGGGGTAAAGTTTGCCATTGCTAAATCTGATTTCTATTTTATCTATCCGACAAAACCCCGGGAGTATGAAAAGACCTACAAATGGACATTTCAGCATGGTGGGATTTCGCTTGAAGAGATGATTGTGCCGTTTGCGGTCCTGAAGCCCCGTTAG
- a CDS encoding HAMP domain-containing histidine kinase, with translation MKRNKFSFGPRTLQVYFVIGLIGLAGVWFFYSQFLLLRLSRLWRDYATTLSTQLENETQVRTNIYAKFMSRITEPGEPGSPELDIIFDEVIQKIDFPVVITDPNGIPVAYRNLTIDDTSQKGLMKVIEELDREHEPIPVLIREGDSLRCLNVIHYGVSPSTITLRKISINLTNSVRQLRLFSFVQLVLFLGFMLIGIWGVLTYKRQEEEHIWTALAKETAHQLATPISSFSAWLEMLKENGQKEIVSQMEEDLARMREVLSRFSRIGLPPDLELRRLGDLIRHSVEFVQRRSPRTVHFQVAVEDDPLVKVDGVLFSWTLENLLKNSVDAIGEREGEVRVRLALTPDDRFAEISVTDTGEGVKIAKLFEPGVTTKPYGWGVGLTLARRIVEGYHQGRLILKESHPGRTVFAIYLPVEREVQ, from the coding sequence TTGAAGCGTAATAAGTTTAGTTTTGGACCAAGGACCCTGCAGGTCTATTTTGTCATCGGTTTGATTGGACTTGCCGGTGTCTGGTTTTTCTACTCTCAATTTTTGCTATTGAGGCTTTCGCGCCTATGGCGCGACTACGCTACTACCCTTTCCACTCAGTTGGAAAACGAAACCCAAGTGCGGACAAATATTTATGCCAAGTTTATGAGCCGGATAACCGAACCCGGTGAACCTGGTTCACCAGAATTGGATATCATCTTTGATGAGGTGATTCAAAAGATTGATTTTCCAGTGGTGATTACCGACCCTAATGGCATACCAGTGGCATATCGAAATCTTACGATTGATGATACAAGCCAAAAGGGGTTGATGAAGGTGATTGAGGAACTGGACCGAGAACATGAGCCGATTCCGGTTCTAATACGGGAGGGCGATTCGCTACGTTGTTTGAATGTGATTCACTATGGGGTTTCTCCTTCCACAATTACTCTGCGAAAGATTAGTATCAATCTAACAAATTCGGTACGACAGTTGCGACTGTTTTCTTTTGTCCAGTTGGTTTTGTTTCTGGGGTTTATGCTTATCGGAATCTGGGGGGTTCTAACATACAAGCGGCAGGAAGAGGAACATATCTGGACCGCACTTGCCAAGGAAACTGCCCATCAACTGGCAACTCCAATATCCTCTTTTTCTGCTTGGCTCGAAATGCTTAAAGAAAACGGACAAAAAGAGATAGTCTCGCAAATGGAGGAAGACCTGGCGAGAATGAGAGAGGTACTTTCCCGCTTCAGTCGCATCGGACTGCCGCCGGACTTAGAATTACGACGGCTGGGCGACCTGATTCGTCATTCAGTTGAGTTTGTGCAGCGTCGGTCGCCGCGCACGGTACATTTTCAAGTAGCTGTTGAAGATGACCCGCTGGTTAAGGTTGATGGAGTACTATTTTCCTGGACACTGGAAAATCTTTTGAAGAACAGTGTTGATGCGATTGGTGAGCGCGAGGGTGAAGTGCGGGTGCGATTAGCCTTGACTCCAGACGACCGTTTTGCCGAAATCTCAGTTACCGATACCGGTGAAGGTGTGAAAATTGCAAAACTGTTTGAACCTGGTGTGACCACGAAACCTTATGGTTGGGGTGTAGGGTTGACACTGGCAAGGCGAATTGTTGAAGGGTACCATCAGGGGCGGTTAATTCTAAAGGAGTCGCACCCAGGGCGAACGGTCTTTGCCATCTACCTGCCCGTAGAAAGAGAGGTACAATGA